Proteins encoded together in one Accipiter gentilis chromosome 16, bAccGen1.1, whole genome shotgun sequence window:
- the ANKRD52 gene encoding serine/threonine-protein phosphatase 6 regulatory ankyrin repeat subunit C isoform X2: MVNLLLNKGASLSTCDKKDRQPIHWAAFLGHLEVLKLLVARGADVMCKDKKGYTLLHTAAASGQIEVVRHLLRLGVEIDEPNSFGNTALHIACYMGQDAVANELVNYGANVNQPNEKGFTPLHFAAVSTNGALCLELLVNNGADVNFQSKEGKSPLHMAAIHGRFTRSQILIQNGSEIDCADKYGNTPLHVAARYGHELLISTLMTNGADTARRGIHDMFPLHLAVLFGFSDCCRKLLSSGQLYSIVSSLSNEHVLSAGFDINTPDNLGRTCLHAAASGGNVECLNLLLSSGADLRRRDKFGRTPLHYAAANGSYQCTVTLVTAGASINEADCKGCTALHYAAASDTYRRAETHSGNSHDTDEEPLKESRLKEAFFCLEFLLDNGADPSLRDKQGYTAVHYAAAYGNRQNLELLLEMSFNCLEDVESTIPVSPLHLAAYNGHCEALKTLAETLVNLDVRDHKGRTALYLATERGSTECVEVLTSHGASALVKERKRKWTPLHAAAANGNTDSLHLLIDSGERADITDVMDIHGQTPLMLAIMNGHVDCVHLLLEKGSTADAADKRGRTALHRGAVTGCEDCLAALLDHDAFVLCRDFKGRTPIHFASACGHLEILRTLLQAALSTDPLDSVVDYSGYSPMHWASYSGHEDCLELLLEHNPFAYLEGNPFTPLHCAVINNQDGTAEMLVEALGAKIVNSRDAKGRTPLHAAAFADNIHGLQLLLRHQAEVDMTDKLGRTPLMMASENGHTAAVEFLLYQAKANITVLDVNKNTALHLACSKGHEKCALLILGETQDLGLINASNSALQMPLHIAARNGLASVVQALLSRGATVLAVDEEGHTPALACAPNKDVADCLALILSTMKPFPPKDAISSFSFNLLKNCGIAAKTAACGALPNGSTCPYSKDRHNAIGLDGCYSE; encoded by the exons ATGGTGAATCTGCTGTTGAACAAAGGGGCCAGCCTGAGTACTTGCGACAAGAAGGACCGCCAGCCcatccactgggcagctttcctaG GGCATTTGGAAGTTCTGAAGCTGCTGGTAGCCCGGGGAGCTGATGTGATGTGTAAGGACAAGAAGGGCTACACCCTGCTGCACACTGCAGCAGCCAGCGGCCAGATTGAAGTCGTGCGTCACCTGCTGAGGCTGGGAGTCGAG ATCGATGAACCAAATTCCTTCGGTAACACTGCACTTCACATTGCCTGTTACATGGGCCAAGATGCCGTGGCCAACGAGCTGGTCAATTACGGCGCCAATGTCAATCAGCCTAACGAGAAGGGCTTCACCCCTCTGCACTTTGCTGCCGTCTCCACCAATGGGGCCCTGTGCCTAGAGCTCCTCGTGAACAACGGGGCTGATGTCAACTTTCAG AGTAAGGAAGGGAAGAGCCCTTTGCACATGGCTGCCATTCATGGACGGTTCACGCGTTCGCAGATCCTAATTCAGAACG GCAGTGAGATTGACTGTGCTGACAAATACGGCAATACCCCCCTCCACGTTGCTGCTAGATATGGCCACGAGCTGCTAATTAGTACTTTGATGACGAATGGTGCTGACACTGCAAG GCGTgggatccatgacatgttccctctgCACTTAGCTGTTCTCTTTGGATTTTCAGACTGTTGTCGTAAGCTACTTTCCTCAG GTCAGTTGTACAGTATCGTCTCCTCGCTGAGCAATGAGCACGTGCTGTCTGCAGGCTTCGATATCAACACGCCTGACAACCTTGGGAGGACTTGCCtccatgctgctgcttctggagg GAATGTTGAATGTCTTAATTTGCTGTTGAGCAGCGGTGCTGACTTGAGGAGGAGAGATAAATTTGGAAG gACTCCACTGCACTACGCAGCTGCCAACGGCAGCTATCAGTGTACGGTGACACTGGTCACGGCAGGAGCCAGTATTAACGAGGCTGACTGTAAAGGCTGTACCGCCTTACACTATGCTGCTGCTTCAGACACGTACAGGAG AGCAGAGACTCATTCAGGAAACAGCCATGACACTGATGAGGAGCCACTGAAGGAGTCCAGGCTGAAGGAGGCATTCTT TTGTTTAGAGTTCTTGCTGGATAATGGTGCTGACCCATCCCTCCGGGACAAGCAGGGATATACTGCTGTCCACTATGCAGCTGCGTATGGCAACAGGCAGAACCTCGAACTG cTCCTGGAAATGTCTTTTAACTGCCTGGAGGATGTGGAAAGCACCATTCCAGTCAGCCCTTTGCACTTAGCT GCCTATAATGGTCACTGTGAAGCCCTAAAGACACTTGCCGAAACCCTCGTGAACCTTGATGTGCGGGACCACAAGGGGCGGACGGCGCTGTACCTTGCCACGGAGAGAGGCTCCACGGAGTGCGTGGAGGTGCTCACCAGCCACGGCGCATCCGCTCtggtgaaggagaggaagaggaagtggACCCCTCTCCACGCTGCAG CTGCCAACGGGAACACTGATTCCCTGCACCTCCTGATAGACAGTGGGGAGCGGGCAGACATCACCGACGTCATGGACATCCACGGCCA AACCCCACTGATGCTGGCGATTATGAATGGCCACGTTGACTGTGTCCACCTCCTGCTGGAGAAGGGATCCACAGCCGATGCAGCGGACAAGAGGGGAAGGACTGCCCTGCACCGAGGG GCTGTGACAGGCTGTGAGGACTGCCTGGCTGCCCTACTGGACCATGATGCCTTTGTTCTGTGTCGGGATTTCAAAGGCCGGACCCCGATCCACTTTGCATCGGCATGTGGGCACTTAGAAATCCTGAggaccctgctgcaggcagccctcTCTACTGACCCTCTGGACTCTGTGGTTGACTACAGCGGTTACTCACCGATGCACTGGGCTTCATACAGTG GGCATGAAGATTGTCTTGAATTGTTACTTGAACACAATCCGTTTGCGTACCTAGAAGGAAACCCCTTTACTCCATTGCACTGTGCAGT AATTAACAACCAGGATGGCACTGCTGAAATGCTGGTGGAAGCATTAGGTGCCAAGATTGTTAATAGCAGAGATGCCAAAGGAAG GACACCCCTTCAcgctgctgcctttgcagacaACATCCATGGTTTACAGCTGCTTCTGCGCCACCAAGCCGAGGTGGACATGACTGACAAGCTGGGGAGGACTCCCCTCATGATGGCTTCTGAGAACGGGCACACTGCAGCAGTCG AGTTCCTGCTGTACCAAGCAAAAGCAAATATAACTGTGCTGGATGTCAACAAGAACACAGCTCTTCACCTGGCCTGCAGCAAG GGTCATGAAAAGTGTGCCTTGTTGATCCTGGGGGAAACCCAAGACCTTGGCCTTATCAATGCAAGTAACAGTGCTCTGCAAAT gcCGCTCCACATCGCAGCTCGGAACGGGCTGGCCTCTGTCGTCCAGGCCCTGCTCAGCAGAGGTGCCACTGTGCTGGCTGTGGATGAAGAAG
- the ANKRD52 gene encoding serine/threonine-protein phosphatase 6 regulatory ankyrin repeat subunit C isoform X1: MGILSITDQPPLVQAIFNRDIEEVRSLLNQKENINVLDQERRTPLHAAAYIGDVAILELLILSGANVNAKDTVWLTPLHRAAASRNEKALHLLLKHSADVNARDKYWQTPLHVAAANRATKCVEAIIPLLSTVNVADRTGRTALHHAVHSGHLEMVNLLLNKGASLSTCDKKDRQPIHWAAFLGHLEVLKLLVARGADVMCKDKKGYTLLHTAAASGQIEVVRHLLRLGVEIDEPNSFGNTALHIACYMGQDAVANELVNYGANVNQPNEKGFTPLHFAAVSTNGALCLELLVNNGADVNFQSKEGKSPLHMAAIHGRFTRSQILIQNGSEIDCADKYGNTPLHVAARYGHELLISTLMTNGADTARRGIHDMFPLHLAVLFGFSDCCRKLLSSGQLYSIVSSLSNEHVLSAGFDINTPDNLGRTCLHAAASGGNVECLNLLLSSGADLRRRDKFGRTPLHYAAANGSYQCTVTLVTAGASINEADCKGCTALHYAAASDTYRRAETHSGNSHDTDEEPLKESRLKEAFFCLEFLLDNGADPSLRDKQGYTAVHYAAAYGNRQNLELLLEMSFNCLEDVESTIPVSPLHLAAYNGHCEALKTLAETLVNLDVRDHKGRTALYLATERGSTECVEVLTSHGASALVKERKRKWTPLHAAAANGNTDSLHLLIDSGERADITDVMDIHGQTPLMLAIMNGHVDCVHLLLEKGSTADAADKRGRTALHRGAVTGCEDCLAALLDHDAFVLCRDFKGRTPIHFASACGHLEILRTLLQAALSTDPLDSVVDYSGYSPMHWASYSGHEDCLELLLEHNPFAYLEGNPFTPLHCAVINNQDGTAEMLVEALGAKIVNSRDAKGRTPLHAAAFADNIHGLQLLLRHQAEVDMTDKLGRTPLMMASENGHTAAVEFLLYQAKANITVLDVNKNTALHLACSKGHEKCALLILGETQDLGLINASNSALQMPLHIAARNGLASVVQALLSRGATVLAVDEEGHTPALACAPNKDVADCLALILSTMKPFPPKDAISSFSFNLLKNCGIAAKTAACGALPNGSTCPYSKDRHNAIGLDGCYSE; the protein is encoded by the exons ATGGGGATTCTCAGCATCACGGACCAG cctcCTCTGGTCCAAGCCATCTTCAACCGTGATATAGAGGAGGTGCGGTCGTTGCTCAATCAGAAGGAGAACATTAATGTATTG GACCAAGAAAGACGAACGCCGCTGCATGCTGCTGCCTACATAGGAGATGTTGCAATCCTCGAGCTCCTAATACTGTCAG GTGCTAATGTTAACGCGAAGGACACTGTTTGGCTCACCCCGTTACACCGTGCTGCGGCTTCTCGTAACGAG AAGGCACTTCACCTCCTCCTGAAGCACTCGGCAGACGTCAATGCCCGTGACAAGTATTGGCAAACGCCTCTGCACGTTGCCGCTGCCAACCGGGCCACCAAGTGTGTGGAGGCCATCATCCCCCTGCTGAGCACTGTCAATGTCGCGGACCGCACGGGACGCACAGCGCTGCACCATGCCGTGCACAGCGGCCACCTTGAG ATGGTGAATCTGCTGTTGAACAAAGGGGCCAGCCTGAGTACTTGCGACAAGAAGGACCGCCAGCCcatccactgggcagctttcctaG GGCATTTGGAAGTTCTGAAGCTGCTGGTAGCCCGGGGAGCTGATGTGATGTGTAAGGACAAGAAGGGCTACACCCTGCTGCACACTGCAGCAGCCAGCGGCCAGATTGAAGTCGTGCGTCACCTGCTGAGGCTGGGAGTCGAG ATCGATGAACCAAATTCCTTCGGTAACACTGCACTTCACATTGCCTGTTACATGGGCCAAGATGCCGTGGCCAACGAGCTGGTCAATTACGGCGCCAATGTCAATCAGCCTAACGAGAAGGGCTTCACCCCTCTGCACTTTGCTGCCGTCTCCACCAATGGGGCCCTGTGCCTAGAGCTCCTCGTGAACAACGGGGCTGATGTCAACTTTCAG AGTAAGGAAGGGAAGAGCCCTTTGCACATGGCTGCCATTCATGGACGGTTCACGCGTTCGCAGATCCTAATTCAGAACG GCAGTGAGATTGACTGTGCTGACAAATACGGCAATACCCCCCTCCACGTTGCTGCTAGATATGGCCACGAGCTGCTAATTAGTACTTTGATGACGAATGGTGCTGACACTGCAAG GCGTgggatccatgacatgttccctctgCACTTAGCTGTTCTCTTTGGATTTTCAGACTGTTGTCGTAAGCTACTTTCCTCAG GTCAGTTGTACAGTATCGTCTCCTCGCTGAGCAATGAGCACGTGCTGTCTGCAGGCTTCGATATCAACACGCCTGACAACCTTGGGAGGACTTGCCtccatgctgctgcttctggagg GAATGTTGAATGTCTTAATTTGCTGTTGAGCAGCGGTGCTGACTTGAGGAGGAGAGATAAATTTGGAAG gACTCCACTGCACTACGCAGCTGCCAACGGCAGCTATCAGTGTACGGTGACACTGGTCACGGCAGGAGCCAGTATTAACGAGGCTGACTGTAAAGGCTGTACCGCCTTACACTATGCTGCTGCTTCAGACACGTACAGGAG AGCAGAGACTCATTCAGGAAACAGCCATGACACTGATGAGGAGCCACTGAAGGAGTCCAGGCTGAAGGAGGCATTCTT TTGTTTAGAGTTCTTGCTGGATAATGGTGCTGACCCATCCCTCCGGGACAAGCAGGGATATACTGCTGTCCACTATGCAGCTGCGTATGGCAACAGGCAGAACCTCGAACTG cTCCTGGAAATGTCTTTTAACTGCCTGGAGGATGTGGAAAGCACCATTCCAGTCAGCCCTTTGCACTTAGCT GCCTATAATGGTCACTGTGAAGCCCTAAAGACACTTGCCGAAACCCTCGTGAACCTTGATGTGCGGGACCACAAGGGGCGGACGGCGCTGTACCTTGCCACGGAGAGAGGCTCCACGGAGTGCGTGGAGGTGCTCACCAGCCACGGCGCATCCGCTCtggtgaaggagaggaagaggaagtggACCCCTCTCCACGCTGCAG CTGCCAACGGGAACACTGATTCCCTGCACCTCCTGATAGACAGTGGGGAGCGGGCAGACATCACCGACGTCATGGACATCCACGGCCA AACCCCACTGATGCTGGCGATTATGAATGGCCACGTTGACTGTGTCCACCTCCTGCTGGAGAAGGGATCCACAGCCGATGCAGCGGACAAGAGGGGAAGGACTGCCCTGCACCGAGGG GCTGTGACAGGCTGTGAGGACTGCCTGGCTGCCCTACTGGACCATGATGCCTTTGTTCTGTGTCGGGATTTCAAAGGCCGGACCCCGATCCACTTTGCATCGGCATGTGGGCACTTAGAAATCCTGAggaccctgctgcaggcagccctcTCTACTGACCCTCTGGACTCTGTGGTTGACTACAGCGGTTACTCACCGATGCACTGGGCTTCATACAGTG GGCATGAAGATTGTCTTGAATTGTTACTTGAACACAATCCGTTTGCGTACCTAGAAGGAAACCCCTTTACTCCATTGCACTGTGCAGT AATTAACAACCAGGATGGCACTGCTGAAATGCTGGTGGAAGCATTAGGTGCCAAGATTGTTAATAGCAGAGATGCCAAAGGAAG GACACCCCTTCAcgctgctgcctttgcagacaACATCCATGGTTTACAGCTGCTTCTGCGCCACCAAGCCGAGGTGGACATGACTGACAAGCTGGGGAGGACTCCCCTCATGATGGCTTCTGAGAACGGGCACACTGCAGCAGTCG AGTTCCTGCTGTACCAAGCAAAAGCAAATATAACTGTGCTGGATGTCAACAAGAACACAGCTCTTCACCTGGCCTGCAGCAAG GGTCATGAAAAGTGTGCCTTGTTGATCCTGGGGGAAACCCAAGACCTTGGCCTTATCAATGCAAGTAACAGTGCTCTGCAAAT gcCGCTCCACATCGCAGCTCGGAACGGGCTGGCCTCTGTCGTCCAGGCCCTGCTCAGCAGAGGTGCCACTGTGCTGGCTGTGGATGAAGAAG